In a single window of the Niabella ginsenosidivorans genome:
- a CDS encoding LacI family DNA-binding transcriptional regulator — translation MSDPIPTIKEIAKRLNVSVSTVSRALSDHPRISEKTKEAVKELAKALHYEPNSKAIFFKQKKSYVIGVIVPLIYEDFFSKGISGIESVAMNNGYTILFGQSYDSLEKERVVVDAMKSQRVDGLIISLSKETSRNDHLKALDTYNIPVVYFDRVPSLPDVNKVYSNLFEGTVSMIEWLFKQGRKRIAFINGPSALIASKERLDGYIEGVSRRKLKVDMQMVEQTDFSEEGTHKAIARLLSLKKPPDAIISFNDYVHMDAVKFAVKQQVKINEEILFASYANISVNKHTAYPPVVSVDQFPYKQGEEAMKMMMELLRHKQEGTNAAPGFYNKEMRALLVFN, via the coding sequence GTGAGTGATCCAATACCTACCATAAAAGAAATAGCAAAACGGCTGAATGTTTCCGTGTCTACCGTTTCAAGGGCGTTGAGTGATCACCCCCGGATCAGCGAAAAAACAAAAGAAGCGGTAAAGGAACTAGCCAAGGCATTGCATTATGAACCCAACTCTAAAGCCATTTTTTTTAAGCAGAAGAAAAGTTATGTTATCGGGGTGATTGTTCCTTTGATCTATGAAGATTTCTTTTCAAAAGGGATAAGCGGCATTGAATCCGTAGCCATGAATAACGGCTATACCATCCTGTTTGGTCAAAGCTACGATAGTCTGGAGAAGGAGCGGGTGGTGGTGGATGCCATGAAGAGCCAGCGGGTGGACGGGCTGATCATTTCTTTATCAAAAGAGACCAGCAGGAATGACCATTTAAAGGCCCTGGATACCTATAATATACCTGTTGTATACTTCGACAGAGTACCGTCCCTGCCCGATGTGAATAAGGTGTACAGCAATCTTTTTGAAGGTACGGTGAGCATGATCGAATGGCTGTTTAAACAGGGCAGGAAGCGGATCGCATTCATCAACGGCCCAAGTGCTTTAATAGCATCAAAGGAACGGTTAGACGGTTATATTGAAGGTGTATCCCGCAGGAAGTTAAAAGTGGACATGCAGATGGTGGAGCAGACCGACTTTTCTGAAGAAGGTACGCATAAAGCAATAGCAAGGCTGCTTTCTTTGAAAAAACCACCGGATGCTATTATCAGCTTTAATGATTATGTGCATATGGACGCAGTAAAATTTGCGGTGAAGCAACAGGTAAAAATCAATGAAGAAATCCTTTTTGCCAGCTATGCCAATATCTCGGTCAATAAACATACGGCATACCCTCCGGTTGTTTCAGTAGACCAGTTCCCTTACAAACAGGGAGAAGAGGCTATGAAAATGATGATGGAGCTGCTGCGGCACAAACAGGAAGGCACAAATGCCGCGCCCGGATTTTATAATAAGGAAATGCGGGCCCTTTTGGTTTTTAATTAG
- a CDS encoding phosphotransferase enzyme family protein: protein MDKILAGFGIKKSECSIKPFGSGLINHTWILSNADGDFILQKVNEHVFKKPEDIAWNIEFINAYLKEQAPSYFFVAPIKTVNGRSILFIEGAGYYRLFPFVKGSCSFNVVGNPDQAYEAARQFGLFTKVLSGIDVAQLRITLPSFHDLSLRYRQFLEALEYGNTKRIKEAALLIAELKSHATIADRFEVLKKDPAFKQRVTHHDTKISNVLFDKDNKGLCVIDLDTVMPGYFISDVGDMMRTYLCPVSEEESDFSKIEVRDDYYQAIMKGYLEEMNGELTAAEKGCFFYSGLFMIYMQALRFLTDHLNDDQYYGAKYAGHNFVRAQNQATLLKRLLEKEKVLS, encoded by the coding sequence ATGGATAAAATACTTGCCGGATTTGGAATAAAGAAATCTGAGTGTTCTATAAAACCTTTTGGAAGCGGTCTTATCAATCATACCTGGATCCTTAGTAATGCCGATGGCGATTTTATTTTACAAAAAGTAAATGAGCATGTATTTAAAAAACCGGAAGATATTGCCTGGAATATTGAATTTATTAATGCTTATTTAAAAGAACAGGCACCTTCTTATTTTTTTGTAGCTCCCATTAAAACGGTTAATGGCCGGTCAATATTGTTTATTGAAGGAGCGGGGTATTATCGTCTGTTTCCTTTTGTAAAAGGAAGCTGTTCTTTTAATGTGGTGGGCAATCCTGACCAGGCTTATGAGGCTGCAAGGCAGTTTGGCCTGTTTACAAAAGTTTTGTCAGGGATTGATGTAGCGCAGCTGAGGATCACGCTTCCGTCTTTCCATGATTTATCCTTGCGTTACCGGCAGTTCCTGGAAGCATTGGAATACGGGAATACCAAACGTATAAAGGAGGCCGCACTGCTGATTGCCGAATTAAAAAGTCATGCAACTATTGCAGACCGGTTTGAAGTCCTGAAAAAGGATCCTGCGTTTAAGCAACGGGTGACACACCACGATACCAAGATCAGCAATGTGCTTTTTGATAAAGACAATAAAGGGCTTTGTGTTATTGACCTGGATACTGTAATGCCCGGCTATTTTATCAGTGATGTCGGGGATATGATGCGTACGTATCTGTGCCCCGTAAGCGAGGAAGAAAGCGATTTCAGTAAAATAGAGGTTCGCGACGATTATTATCAGGCGATCATGAAAGGATATTTGGAGGAAATGAACGGGGAGCTGACTGCTGCCGAAAAAGGATGTTTTTTTTATTCAGGGCTGTTTATGATCTATATGCAGGCCCTGCGGTTCCTGACGGATCATTTGAATGATGACCAGTATTACGGCGCAAAATATGCGGGGCATAATTTTGTAAGAGCGCAGAACCAGGCCACTTTATTAAAAAGACTGCTGGAAAAAGAAAAAGTATTGTCCTGA
- a CDS encoding DUF2268 domain-containing putative Zn-dependent protease (predicted Zn-dependent protease with a strongly conserved HExxH motif): MVLIGTELATGTSVTDVSDFKDDWYRSVFAHNSLNSIVRLNIHEYVHTQQKINNSIQLLNQVIKEGSCDFITELVLGRPLQTNYISFGNLHSDKIKKKFKQEMFLNLEFEGNWLYNGIQRGDSSDLGYYIGYEICKSYYNNSSDKTKAIKDIIELNYSDDKAIEEFLIKSKFYKEKINRKKLLKEYKKELPRIVKIGPFKNGAHNVDPKIREFRITFSKEMIPENYSIDYSEKGKDYFSIKKVIGFENNDKTFVLRIELQPGKEYEFIITNKSFKSKDGYKLKEEKYPVKFRTK; encoded by the coding sequence ATGGTATTGATTGGAACAGAATTAGCAACAGGAACGTCTGTAACAGATGTTTCTGACTTTAAAGATGATTGGTACCGATCCGTTTTTGCACATAATTCTTTAAATAGTATTGTCAGGTTAAATATTCACGAATATGTCCATACCCAGCAAAAAATAAATAATAGTATTCAGTTATTGAACCAGGTAATCAAAGAAGGTTCTTGCGATTTTATTACTGAGCTGGTTTTAGGAAGACCATTGCAAACAAATTATATTTCATTTGGGAATTTGCATTCAGACAAAATAAAAAAGAAATTTAAACAGGAAATGTTTTTAAATCTTGAATTTGAGGGCAATTGGCTATATAATGGTATTCAAAGAGGAGACAGTTCAGATTTAGGGTACTATATTGGCTATGAAATATGCAAGTCGTACTACAATAATTCAAGCGATAAAACAAAAGCGATAAAAGATATCATTGAACTAAACTATAGTGATGACAAGGCCATTGAGGAGTTTCTTATCAAATCCAAATTTTACAAAGAAAAAATCAATAGGAAAAAATTATTAAAAGAATATAAAAAAGAACTGCCGCGAATTGTAAAAATCGGTCCTTTCAAAAATGGTGCGCATAACGTGGATCCCAAAATACGTGAGTTTCGGATTACCTTTTCCAAGGAAATGATTCCGGAAAATTATTCCATTGACTACTCCGAAAAAGGAAAAGATTATTTTTCTATAAAAAAAGTAATCGGTTTTGAGAATAATGATAAAACCTTTGTTCTGCGCATTGAACTGCAACCTGGCAAGGAATATGAATTTATAATAACAAACAAGAGCTTCAAATCAAAAGACGGGTATAAGCTGAAAGAAGAAAAATATCCCGTGAAATTCAGGACGAAATAA
- a CDS encoding metallophosphoesterase family protein produces the protein MNRRTLLKQAGIGFLLSATPGIRSFATTENKAKKRVLRFAHLTDVHIEPERNAPAGLAACLHHVQLQKDPASFILNTGDCIFDALKQPRERVETQWKLWNDTFKNDNSLPIEYCIGNHDCWGFGEKTDPLYGVKYALDKMNLSKPYRSFDKAGWHFIVLNSIMPKPDGSWYTCALDEEQFVWLQQDLADTPVNTPVIIASHAPIVSAASVVVDNKNKGNGYELGLASMHTDAPRIISLFDQHPNVKLCLSGHIHLCEQIVYNGVTYVCNGAVSGNWWKPEPRYQTKNGYAMVNLYDDGSIENEYVPYGWK, from the coding sequence ATGAACAGACGAACCTTACTAAAACAAGCAGGCATTGGTTTTTTACTAAGCGCCACTCCCGGCATCCGCTCTTTTGCCACAACGGAAAATAAGGCTAAAAAAAGAGTTTTGCGTTTTGCTCATTTAACCGATGTGCACATAGAACCGGAACGGAATGCTCCCGCCGGACTGGCAGCCTGCCTGCATCACGTACAATTACAGAAAGACCCGGCATCTTTTATCCTGAATACCGGGGATTGTATCTTTGACGCCCTCAAACAGCCAAGGGAAAGAGTGGAAACACAATGGAAGCTTTGGAATGATACTTTTAAAAACGATAATTCCCTGCCCATTGAGTATTGTATCGGCAACCATGATTGCTGGGGTTTCGGAGAAAAGACCGATCCTTTATATGGCGTGAAATATGCATTGGATAAAATGAACCTTTCAAAACCCTACCGCAGCTTTGATAAGGCAGGCTGGCATTTTATTGTCCTGAACAGCATTATGCCCAAACCGGATGGCAGCTGGTACACCTGCGCCTTAGATGAAGAACAATTTGTATGGCTCCAGCAGGATCTGGCAGATACGCCGGTCAATACTCCTGTAATCATTGCCTCACACGCGCCCATTGTTTCCGCAGCAAGTGTTGTAGTTGATAATAAAAATAAGGGAAACGGTTATGAACTGGGATTAGCCTCTATGCATACGGATGCTCCACGTATTATTTCCTTGTTTGACCAGCATCCCAACGTAAAGCTATGCCTGAGCGGCCATATTCACCTGTGTGAGCAAATAGTATACAATGGAGTAACCTATGTTTGCAATGGTGCTGTAAGTGGTAACTGGTGGAAACCGGAGCCCAGGTATCAAACAAAGAACGGGTACGCTATGGTAAACCTATACGATGACGGCAGCATAGAAAATGAGTATGTTCCTTACGGGTGGAAATAG
- a CDS encoding SusC/RagA family TonB-linked outer membrane protein, with protein sequence MICISISQKRIFVFLMTLLIASFINAQQTGLIKGRVAGRDSGLHGATVSLVHTGYVTTTDSAGYYAIKVPPGNYTIKVSYAGYNDLEKQNIRINSRGQAVADFILTENADLAEVVVSYGRQKNREVTGAIGTVDADHLQDMPVTQFAQQLQGKVAGVQVNQYSGQPGRGIGFVIRGAASFYSSNQPLFVIDGLPITGSINNINPAEIESYSFLKDASATALYGSRAANGVVLITTKHARKGETSIQFSANYGVQKIPVNRIPRMMNAREFATFMKERGEDALKYEPGYKISNDYKAAYDNPEQYGEGTNWFKLLTHSAPIQSYDLSLMSSREKSSSSVILGYQEQQGVIINNGTKLFSARLNQDFRFMDDKLKIGLNMAPSYRVDHNNRFSTDGVGGLFERFFEASPLIAPYDSNGNYVRNVTSPGMVSYINPLAIYNLTNDDYYTTRILGNLSVDYEFLPNLRYKGNIGGDKGAETRKYFQSGFVTGTQGQTTGTSAAVDNYSWTWENNLEYSKSFHNRHNLNVLAGYSAQRFNSYSNTLTGLDFVSDDIPYLNAASTITGSSSAGSYSLISMIGRVNYNYMSRYLLSLAVRNDGSSRFGSNRKWGNFPSVSAGWVISDERFLKDNRVINFLKLRASYGITGNNFFGNYDPQATIGTYYYNFNNVITQGQTINRLPNEDLRWERNKQFDIGLDLSLFNSRVNLTYDFYRKTTDGLIQQRDIPTSSGFSQIIYNVGALRMWGHEIGISTKNLVGAVQWNTNLNLSFDRNLIINLVDPGYIRRNNTVTSDYYRQQEGHHLGEFYGFVFEGLYKDAEDLASSAKYLSTPANPNGSSDIGTIKVKDINGDGVIDDVNDRTFIGDPTPTFTGGMVNRLTYKNFDFNIDMTFSYGGKILNAAKWAYQTNMDGSRVMLAAAADRWRSIENPGSGVYPRTKTGTTAIGRSVNTQWIEDGSYLTAKNISLGYTVNLKNSVLRTVRIYASVQQAFVVTGYSGMNPEVNVGGSDQTAGVGIDENAYPIPRTFSIGFTTCFR encoded by the coding sequence ATGATCTGTATTTCAATCTCTCAAAAAAGGATTTTTGTTTTTTTAATGACGCTCCTGATCGCTTCTTTCATAAACGCGCAGCAAACAGGACTGATCAAAGGAAGGGTAGCCGGGAGGGATAGCGGTTTACATGGAGCAACTGTTTCATTGGTGCATACCGGATACGTTACCACTACAGATAGTGCGGGATATTACGCAATTAAGGTACCGCCTGGTAATTACACCATCAAAGTATCCTATGCAGGATATAATGATTTGGAAAAACAAAATATCCGGATAAACAGCCGGGGCCAGGCAGTAGCGGATTTTATCTTAACAGAAAACGCAGATCTTGCTGAAGTGGTAGTGAGCTATGGCAGGCAAAAGAACAGGGAAGTGACGGGTGCCATAGGAACGGTGGATGCAGACCACCTGCAGGATATGCCCGTAACACAGTTTGCACAGCAATTACAGGGAAAGGTAGCGGGTGTTCAGGTAAATCAGTACAGCGGGCAACCTGGTCGTGGTATTGGCTTTGTGATAAGGGGAGCGGCTTCCTTTTATTCCAGTAATCAGCCCTTATTTGTTATAGACGGGCTGCCCATCACCGGAAGTATTAACAACATCAATCCTGCTGAAATAGAAAGTTACTCTTTTCTGAAAGACGCATCGGCTACGGCACTTTATGGATCACGGGCAGCAAATGGTGTAGTACTGATCACTACAAAACATGCCAGAAAAGGGGAGACGTCTATTCAGTTTTCAGCAAATTATGGTGTTCAAAAGATCCCTGTGAACAGAATTCCCCGGATGATGAATGCCAGGGAATTTGCCACTTTTATGAAAGAACGTGGAGAGGATGCACTGAAATACGAGCCGGGCTATAAGATCTCAAATGATTATAAGGCTGCTTATGATAATCCGGAACAGTATGGCGAAGGTACCAACTGGTTTAAATTACTAACACACAGTGCGCCCATTCAGAGTTATGATTTAAGCCTTATGAGCTCCAGGGAAAAGTCTTCTTCCTCTGTGATACTGGGATATCAGGAACAGCAGGGAGTAATTATCAATAACGGAACAAAGTTGTTCTCGGCAAGATTAAATCAGGATTTCCGGTTTATGGATGATAAGCTGAAGATCGGGCTCAATATGGCACCAAGCTACCGGGTTGATCATAATAACCGGTTTTCAACCGATGGGGTAGGAGGGCTTTTTGAGCGTTTCTTTGAAGCGAGCCCTTTAATTGCACCTTATGACTCAAATGGAAATTATGTACGCAATGTAACATCCCCGGGAATGGTAAGCTATATCAATCCATTAGCGATTTATAACCTTACCAACGATGATTATTATACCACAAGGATTCTTGGCAACCTGTCTGTTGATTACGAATTTTTGCCTAACTTAAGATACAAAGGAAATATTGGGGGAGACAAAGGTGCTGAGACCCGAAAGTATTTTCAGTCGGGCTTTGTAACCGGCACCCAGGGCCAAACCACAGGAACCAGTGCGGCTGTAGACAACTACTCCTGGACATGGGAAAATAATCTGGAATACAGTAAGTCCTTTCACAACAGGCACAATCTAAACGTATTGGCCGGGTATTCTGCCCAAAGGTTTAACAGTTATAGTAATACGCTCACCGGCCTTGATTTTGTTTCGGACGATATCCCTTATCTGAATGCCGCCAGCACCATAACAGGAAGCAGTAGTGCCGGCTCTTATTCCCTTATTTCTATGATTGGCAGGGTCAATTATAATTATATGTCCAGGTACCTGCTCTCGCTTGCGGTTAGAAATGACGGATCTTCCAGGTTTGGCTCAAACCGGAAATGGGGCAATTTCCCTTCGGTTTCGGCCGGCTGGGTAATCAGTGATGAGCGGTTTCTGAAAGATAATCGCGTTATTAACTTTTTAAAGCTGCGTGCAAGCTATGGCATTACCGGGAACAATTTCTTTGGTAATTATGATCCTCAGGCCACTATCGGAACCTATTATTACAACTTTAATAATGTAATTACCCAGGGGCAAACCATTAACCGGCTGCCCAATGAAGACCTGCGATGGGAACGCAATAAACAGTTTGATATAGGACTGGACCTGAGCTTATTCAACAGCAGAGTAAATCTTACCTATGATTTTTACCGGAAAACAACAGATGGCCTGATTCAGCAGAGAGATATTCCCACTTCGTCCGGTTTTTCACAGATCATCTATAATGTTGGCGCGCTCAGGATGTGGGGGCATGAAATCGGTATCAGTACAAAAAATCTTGTTGGCGCCGTTCAATGGAATACCAACCTGAATCTGTCTTTTGATCGCAATCTGATTATTAACCTCGTTGACCCGGGCTATATCCGCAGGAATAATACGGTTACTTCCGATTACTACCGGCAGCAGGAGGGGCACCATCTTGGAGAATTTTATGGGTTTGTGTTTGAGGGCCTCTATAAAGATGCTGAAGACCTGGCCAGCTCGGCTAAATACTTAAGTACCCCGGCCAATCCTAATGGCAGCTCCGATATTGGCACCATTAAAGTTAAAGACATTAATGGAGATGGTGTGATCGATGATGTGAATGACCGCACATTTATTGGTGACCCTACTCCGACCTTTACAGGCGGAATGGTAAACCGTCTTACATATAAGAATTTCGATTTTAATATTGATATGACGTTTTCTTACGGCGGAAAGATCCTGAATGCGGCTAAGTGGGCTTACCAAACGAATATGGATGGATCCAGGGTAATGCTTGCCGCTGCGGCAGACCGATGGAGGTCTATTGAGAACCCGGGATCAGGAGTGTATCCGAGAACAAAGACCGGTACTACCGCAATAGGACGTTCTGTTAACACGCAATGGATTGAGGATGGTTCATATCTGACCGCAAAAAATATTTCGCTGGGGTACACGGTGAATTTAAAAAACAGTGTCTTAAGAACAGTAAGAATATATGCTTCTGTACAACAGGCGTTCGTGGTCACCGGTTATAGCGGTATGAACCCCGAAGTGAATGTAGGCGGTTCTGATCAGACGGCAGGGGTAGGTATTGACGAAAATGCCTATCCTATTCCCAGAACTTTTTCGATCGGTTTTACAACCTGTTTCAGATAA
- a CDS encoding RagB/SusD family nutrient uptake outer membrane protein yields the protein MKDKRIIVLLAGMALIASSCNKNFLDLKPEDAYTADNFYKTEQQFQSAIVAAYAPLRDVLVNDYFTSEMHSDNTVYQPAPGNRGTAIVQRENISDFLNTSTNAYANATWQHSYTGISRVNIVIERLKASDLNQDTRKNIDGQAKFLRALNYFKLVRLYGGVPLFLQEVKVAEDAFKPRAAVDEVYAQIISDAKEAIDELNPVDKFPQTGKATRGAAAMLLAEVYAVQKKWAAAEPLLKSLASMGYDLLPEYEKVFDPANKGHKESIFEIQFLGGSDKGTTPNPLSFHFLPRSNNTILATGIAINNTGTGGWNTPSTDLINDFEPGDKRLDASIGIAEGTYDASYYLTYSAIKSIVNYMAPEGKVGVPFIKKYLHPPLPAVTGSSDNFPVFRYSGALLLLAEALNEQGKTAEALLPLNRVRERAGLMPVTSTNQEVIRTAIYHERRIELAFENYRWTDLLRTGKALDVINQFGKKIKAEQTFLAPDAYVIDAHHLLFPIPETEVGLNPGIQQNPGYF from the coding sequence ATGAAAGATAAACGGATAATCGTTTTATTGGCAGGTATGGCACTGATTGCCTCCTCCTGCAATAAGAACTTTTTGGATTTAAAACCGGAGGATGCTTACACCGCTGATAATTTTTATAAAACAGAGCAGCAGTTTCAGTCAGCGATAGTAGCTGCCTATGCTCCCTTACGTGATGTGCTGGTCAATGATTATTTTACTTCTGAAATGCATTCAGATAACACAGTCTATCAACCGGCTCCCGGAAACCGGGGTACTGCAATTGTACAGCGGGAAAATATTTCCGATTTCTTAAACACTTCTACGAATGCCTATGCAAATGCCACCTGGCAGCATAGCTATACTGGTATTTCCAGAGTAAATATTGTGATAGAGCGATTGAAAGCTTCAGATCTCAATCAGGACACCAGGAAAAATATTGATGGGCAGGCCAAATTCTTAAGAGCGCTGAACTATTTTAAACTGGTGCGCTTATATGGTGGCGTTCCACTTTTTTTACAGGAAGTAAAAGTGGCAGAAGATGCTTTCAAGCCAAGAGCGGCAGTTGATGAGGTGTATGCTCAGATTATTTCGGATGCAAAAGAGGCCATTGACGAGTTGAATCCCGTGGATAAATTTCCGCAAACCGGTAAGGCGACCAGGGGTGCTGCGGCTATGCTGCTGGCTGAAGTTTATGCGGTGCAAAAGAAGTGGGCAGCAGCAGAACCCCTTTTAAAAAGCCTGGCTTCAATGGGATATGACTTATTGCCGGAATATGAAAAAGTGTTTGATCCGGCCAATAAAGGCCATAAGGAGTCGATATTTGAAATACAATTTCTGGGAGGTAGTGATAAGGGAACTACTCCCAACCCTTTATCGTTTCATTTTTTGCCCAGAAGTAATAATACCATTTTAGCAACGGGTATTGCAATTAACAATACAGGCACAGGAGGCTGGAACACACCCAGCACCGATCTGATCAATGATTTTGAGCCCGGAGATAAGCGCCTGGATGCCTCTATTGGCATTGCTGAGGGTACTTATGATGCCAGCTATTATTTAACCTATTCCGCAATCAAAAGCATTGTGAACTACATGGCGCCCGAAGGAAAAGTAGGCGTTCCTTTTATTAAAAAATATCTTCATCCACCTCTTCCTGCCGTTACGGGGTCCAGTGATAATTTTCCCGTTTTCCGGTATAGCGGAGCTTTATTATTGCTGGCGGAGGCTCTGAATGAACAGGGAAAAACCGCAGAAGCGCTGCTCCCCCTGAACAGAGTAAGAGAAAGGGCGGGACTAATGCCGGTCACCAGTACTAACCAGGAAGTGATCAGAACAGCTATTTATCATGAAAGAAGAATAGAACTCGCCTTTGAAAATTACAGGTGGACCGATCTTTTAAGAACCGGGAAAGCGCTGGATGTGATCAACCAATTTGGAAAGAAAATAAAAGCAGAGCAGACATTTCTTGCCCCGGATGCTTATGTCATTGATGCGCATCATTTATTATTTCCTATTCCTGAAACGGAAGTGGGGCTTAATCCCGGCATACAACAAAATCCGGGGTACTTTTAG
- a CDS encoding universal stress protein: MKTIIAATNFSEVSNHAVDFAADVAKAVKARLIIFNVVNIVPAMSDAQLPLDACGATIEETDKLLSELLLKTKKRVNNEIEIEAVYKVGSVIRELDALCDREAPFAVFIASQFVTVLERLVLGTYSVTIAKYSSFPVIVIPPLATMNGFKKVGLAVDLTGSDSLQWPFLRSWLKPFHPQTDIVYVSSGSAGSAKEVPMTVEIQEQLDNFNLKYHFLANDNIVDGIKEYIIKNAPDLLIMFVQKHGIFHKSITKAFIKEPPVPVMFFSSKLKGAFR; encoded by the coding sequence ATGAAAACCATTATCGCAGCAACCAATTTTTCAGAAGTTTCAAATCACGCGGTAGACTTCGCCGCAGACGTGGCAAAAGCAGTAAAGGCTCGGCTCATTATCTTTAACGTGGTAAACATTGTGCCGGCAATGTCTGACGCACAGCTGCCCCTGGATGCCTGCGGGGCAACTATAGAAGAAACAGACAAGCTATTGTCTGAATTACTCCTGAAAACAAAAAAAAGGGTCAATAACGAAATTGAAATAGAAGCCGTATACAAAGTGGGATCGGTGATCCGGGAGCTGGACGCCCTATGCGACCGGGAAGCGCCTTTTGCTGTTTTTATTGCATCACAATTTGTTACTGTCCTTGAACGGCTCGTATTAGGCACTTATTCAGTCACTATTGCCAAATACAGTTCATTTCCCGTAATTGTTATTCCCCCATTGGCAACCATGAACGGATTCAAAAAAGTAGGCCTCGCTGTTGATCTGACCGGCAGCGATAGTCTGCAATGGCCATTTTTAAGGAGCTGGCTAAAGCCCTTTCATCCCCAAACAGACATTGTATATGTTTCCTCCGGTTCAGCCGGATCCGCTAAAGAAGTGCCCATGACCGTTGAAATTCAGGAGCAATTGGATAACTTTAATTTGAAATATCATTTCTTAGCAAATGACAATATAGTGGATGGCATAAAGGAATATATAATAAAAAATGCTCCTGACCTCTTAATTATGTTTGTTCAAAAGCACGGTATTTTTCATAAAAGCATCACAAAAGCCTTCATTAAAGAGCCTCCGGTGCCGGTCATGTTCTTTTCTTCAAAATTAAAAGGAGCATTCCGATGA
- a CDS encoding L,D-transpeptidase family protein, which translates to MKIQVVNSKGQVPDPYRINWKKFTRQNFPYRFRQSTGCDNALGIMKFNLNSPYSVYLHDTNLKLAFNFSRRYLSHGCVRIQKPVALANKLLEEPLDEAFLNAGIKGQQPVIKLLPEPVPVFILYMTADVMAGKTVHYFADSYHLVK; encoded by the coding sequence ATGAAAATACAGGTAGTTAACAGCAAGGGACAGGTTCCTGATCCATACAGGATCAACTGGAAAAAATTCACCAGACAGAACTTCCCCTATCGTTTCCGGCAGTCTACCGGATGCGATAATGCGCTGGGCATTATGAAATTTAACCTTAACAGCCCTTACAGCGTATACCTGCACGACACCAATCTGAAACTGGCATTCAATTTCTCCAGAAGATATTTAAGCCATGGCTGTGTGCGCATCCAAAAACCGGTTGCGCTAGCCAATAAGCTGCTGGAAGAACCACTTGACGAAGCTTTTTTAAATGCGGGTATTAAAGGACAACAACCGGTCATTAAACTGTTGCCGGAACCTGTTCCGGTTTTTATACTGTATATGACAGCTGATGTAATGGCAGGCAAAACCGTTCATTATTTTGCAGACAGTTACCACCTGGTAAAGTAA
- a CDS encoding L,D-transpeptidase family protein, which yields MHHFRFKKFIVVNIAAAELNYYDADSLQLNMRVVAGKSSTRTPRFTVYCDQIILYPYWNVPRSIAVNEILPFTKIIPQYWAL from the coding sequence ATGCACCACTTCAGGTTTAAAAAGTTCATCGTTGTAAATATTGCAGCTGCCGAGCTGAATTATTATGATGCGGATTCCCTTCAGTTGAATATGCGGGTAGTAGCTGGTAAATCTTCCACCCGGACGCCCCGTTTTACAGTCTACTGTGATCAGATCATTCTTTACCCTTACTGGAATGTGCCCCGGAGCATTGCGGTAAATGAAATCCTTCCGTTTACAAAAATAATCCCGCAGTATTGGGCCTTATGA